Proteins co-encoded in one Haloarcula pelagica genomic window:
- a CDS encoding HalOD1 output domain-containing protein, whose amino-acid sequence MSEAHRQTRSVTHTVISAVARYEGVDPASLTPPLFDVVDPDALDALFADRYVGTPGLRCAFTYRGHRVEVESSGSVTVRDYAAEPGAAGSADTVES is encoded by the coding sequence ATGTCAGAGGCACACAGACAGACCCGGTCGGTGACGCACACGGTGATCAGCGCCGTGGCACGATACGAGGGCGTCGACCCGGCTTCGCTGACGCCACCGCTGTTCGATGTCGTCGACCCCGACGCGCTCGACGCGCTATTTGCCGACAGGTACGTCGGTACCCCCGGCCTACGGTGTGCGTTCACGTACCGCGGCCACCGGGTCGAAGTCGAGTCGAGCGGGTCCGTCACCGTTCGTGACTACGCGGCCGAACCGGGGGCGGCCGGGAGCGCCGACACCGTCGAGAGCTGA
- a CDS encoding endonuclease/exonuclease/phosphatase family protein, with translation MNRVRVASFNVRYDAAKDGTDNWAHRRQLVAGTIRYHAPAVVGVQEAMSHQLRELQAMLPAYDWVGDPRDSVAVGGEHTAVGYRTDRFDCTATDTFWLSETPTEPGSVGWDAAYPRVATWARLDDGDPLLVVNTHLDHEGERARRRGIDLVLERLDGIVDGEPVVLQGDFNCVVGEPAYERAAGHPLADGRRLEDTRGLADHRHGPTTTRTDFHDLLPGMGIDHVFVTDDLNVASHAVCTDRDDDRYPSDHLPVVVDIDR, from the coding sequence ATGAACCGGGTGCGGGTAGCGTCGTTCAACGTCCGCTACGACGCCGCCAAAGACGGGACCGACAACTGGGCACACCGACGCCAACTGGTCGCCGGGACGATCCGCTATCACGCGCCCGCCGTCGTCGGCGTCCAGGAGGCGATGTCCCATCAGCTTCGGGAGCTTCAGGCGATGCTTCCGGCCTACGACTGGGTGGGTGATCCACGCGACAGCGTCGCCGTCGGCGGCGAACACACCGCCGTTGGCTACCGGACCGACCGCTTCGACTGCACGGCGACCGACACCTTCTGGCTCTCGGAGACCCCCACAGAGCCGGGCAGCGTCGGCTGGGACGCGGCGTACCCGCGGGTGGCGACGTGGGCCCGCCTGGACGACGGCGACCCGCTCCTCGTCGTCAACACCCACCTCGACCACGAGGGCGAGCGGGCCCGCCGGCGGGGGATCGATCTGGTGCTCGAACGCCTGGACGGCATCGTCGACGGCGAACCGGTCGTGTTGCAGGGCGACTTCAACTGCGTCGTCGGTGAACCGGCGTACGAACGCGCGGCGGGCCACCCCCTCGCCGACGGCCGCCGGCTGGAAGACACGCGCGGCCTGGCCGACCACCGCCACGGACCGACGACGACGCGAACCGACTTCCACGACCTGCTTCCGGGAATGGGGATCGACCACGTGTTCGTCACCGACGACCTGAACGTGGCGAGCCACGCCGTCTGCACCGACCGGGACGACGACCGCTATCCCTCGGACCACCTGCCAGTGGTCGTCGACATCGATCGCTGA
- a CDS encoding DUF7113 family protein produces MLLIRGSAGGTGLTGTLYEPGDSPPSFKGAPDGGAPYVWVCDAFYEVESGGQTQTIGGRELNVAFESPMPQEFADRDSAIEAAKEHVRTQFARLGVPEAAVDVTVMQAEEAQ; encoded by the coding sequence ATGCTTCTCATCCGCGGGTCGGCCGGCGGCACCGGGCTGACCGGGACCCTCTACGAACCCGGCGACTCACCGCCGTCGTTCAAGGGTGCGCCCGACGGCGGCGCACCGTACGTCTGGGTGTGTGACGCCTTCTACGAGGTCGAGAGCGGCGGCCAGACCCAGACGATCGGCGGCCGGGAACTCAACGTCGCCTTCGAGTCGCCGATGCCACAGGAGTTCGCCGACCGCGACAGCGCCATCGAGGCGGCCAAAGAGCACGTTCGCACCCAGTTCGCCCGGCTCGGCGTCCCCGAGGCAGCCGTCGACGTGACCGTCATGCAAGCCGAGGAGGCACAGTAG
- a CDS encoding DNA double-strand break repair nuclease NurA encodes MTLDPVHVDGIAHLARQVRQTVETSDHDAAAERVWAEFLDPLYQDGTEILVPMGDRRRRKVPIADIALTDPPFPTQHGLDSGTINPTTFKNGLVLDVAQAAMSAVPSDVELHRGRTIIMAVHSNDATVSLSEDWAVDDRGYAKRRVLNAPKVDRYEQRVVHALALYLAESEHALTNADMVEDLFVLDGPIYPTGLLRWADRETELADLLAEDDRPKTVVGNYVELVERFVERDVPLIGFVKNSSTKALTRAVRRKTNAPWVDDTAFFRRVLERRDDDGDRRTDALTCTNWFRSRAGTDGVMAADGDALGIERELDPEAYEVTFFVCYDPRNDLVFRVEAPYAFTRDSDCRERLARQVLHDVAAEQGPPLAVSKADELAGIDRQGGEELTRRIERAFDTDRERGYDDLRWGAVEEAF; translated from the coding sequence ATGACTCTGGACCCGGTACACGTCGACGGTATCGCCCACCTCGCCCGGCAGGTGCGCCAGACCGTCGAGACGAGCGACCACGACGCCGCCGCCGAGCGGGTGTGGGCGGAGTTTCTGGACCCGCTGTATCAGGACGGGACCGAGATCCTGGTCCCGATGGGCGACCGGCGCCGCCGGAAGGTCCCGATCGCCGACATCGCGCTGACCGACCCGCCCTTCCCGACCCAGCACGGACTGGACTCGGGGACGATCAACCCGACGACGTTCAAGAACGGGCTGGTACTGGATGTCGCCCAGGCGGCCATGAGCGCGGTCCCCTCGGATGTCGAACTCCACCGCGGCCGCACGATCATCATGGCGGTCCACTCCAACGACGCCACCGTCTCGCTGTCCGAGGACTGGGCCGTCGACGACCGCGGCTACGCGAAACGCCGGGTGCTCAACGCCCCCAAGGTCGACCGCTACGAGCAGCGGGTCGTCCACGCGCTGGCGCTGTATCTCGCCGAGAGCGAACACGCGCTGACGAACGCCGACATGGTCGAGGACCTGTTCGTCCTCGACGGGCCGATCTATCCGACCGGCCTCCTGCGGTGGGCCGACCGCGAGACGGAACTGGCAGACCTGCTGGCCGAGGACGACCGCCCGAAGACCGTCGTCGGCAACTACGTCGAACTCGTCGAACGGTTCGTCGAGCGGGATGTCCCGCTGATCGGCTTCGTGAAGAACTCCTCGACGAAGGCGCTGACCCGCGCCGTCCGCCGCAAGACGAACGCCCCGTGGGTCGACGACACCGCCTTCTTCCGGCGGGTGCTCGAACGGCGCGACGACGACGGCGACCGGCGGACCGACGCCTTGACCTGTACGAACTGGTTCCGCTCGCGGGCCGGCACCGACGGTGTCATGGCCGCCGACGGGGACGCGTTAGGGATCGAGCGAGAGCTGGACCCGGAGGCCTACGAAGTCACCTTCTTCGTCTGTTACGACCCGCGCAACGACCTGGTCTTCCGCGTCGAGGCACCCTACGCGTTCACCAGGGACTCGGACTGTCGGGAGCGACTCGCCCGTCAGGTGCTCCACGACGTTGCGGCCGAACAGGGACCGCCGCTGGCTGTCTCGAAGGCCGACGAACTCGCCGGTATCGACCGGCAGGGCGGCGAGGAACTCACGCGGCGAATCGAGCGCGCCTTCGACACCGACCGGGAGCGAGGCTACGACGACCTGCGCTGGGGCGCGGTCGAGGAAGCGTTCTGA